A portion of the Ruminococcus albus AD2013 genome contains these proteins:
- a CDS encoding BspA family leucine-rich repeat surface protein, which translates to MKMKKVLAVLMSLCMTAGVVSYGAPVITQSITAQAAEIIEGRCYSFDTETGKLTLFGLIDDTELNDLKFSYRRKVKSITAYEGTILPEDCSAFFTGFYYCTSIDLKNVNTSNVKTMQCMFGNLPELTTLEISGFDTSKVTDMDSMFSDCSSLTTLDVSSFDTSKVTDMDGMFDGCSGLTTLDVSKFDTSNVTSMFYMFKDCSNLTNLDLSSFDTSNVTITNGMFYGCNSLTTIDLSSFDTSKVTDMGIMFDGCSSLHSLDISSFDTSNVTNMRGMFRDCTKLTTLDLSNFDTCKVIDMTCMFEGCSGLISIDVSSFDTSNVTTMFSMFYDCRNLTTLDLSSFVTSNVSSYYLMFSNCSALTTLDLSNFDTRNESFLGNLFNKCYSLKSITIGENFTNIAQNGLLTNGKGWVNAKDTSTVVSGDGEYAVIENVGKNTYKRLPIEEETKITYPTNIKVEYSEQYHQVRFTWDKVEGADRYGIAVYLAGKWRVQTQNITGTVYTSPKNLTPGKTYKVAIAARVNGKWGTENAIKNAVTIIIK; encoded by the coding sequence ATGAAGATGAAAAAAGTATTAGCAGTATTGATGTCACTATGCATGACTGCTGGTGTTGTCAGCTACGGTGCGCCTGTTATAACACAAAGTATAACCGCGCAGGCAGCTGAAATCATCGAAGGTCGTTGCTATTCCTTCGACACAGAAACAGGTAAGCTTACGCTTTTTGGTTTAATAGACGATACGGAGTTAAACGATCTTAAATTTAGTTACAGACGTAAAGTAAAATCCATTACAGCCTATGAAGGTACGATATTACCTGAAGACTGTAGCGCTTTTTTTACAGGCTTTTATTATTGTACTTCAATTGACCTAAAAAATGTAAACACAAGCAATGTTAAAACTATGCAATGTATGTTTGGTAATCTTCCTGAACTGACCACACTCGAAATAAGTGGATTTGATACAAGCAAAGTTACAGATATGGACAGTATGTTCAGTGATTGCTCAAGCTTGACTACTCTTGATGTTAGCAGTTTTGATACAAGTAAAGTTACAGATATGGATGGTATGTTCGATGGTTGTTCAGGCTTAACAACTCTTGATGTGAGCAAATTCGACACAAGCAACGTAACATCTATGTTCTATATGTTCAAAGATTGTAGCAACCTGACAAATCTTGACCTGAGCAGCTTTGATACAAGCAATGTTACAATTACAAATGGTATGTTCTACGGCTGTAACAGCCTAACTACAATTGATCTTAGTAGTTTTGATACAAGCAAAGTTACAGATATGGGTATTATGTTCGACGGTTGTTCAAGCTTGCACTCACTGGATATAAGCAGTTTTGATACAAGCAACGTTACAAATATGAGAGGAATGTTCAGAGATTGTACCAAACTGACTACTCTCGATCTGAGCAACTTTGATACATGCAAAGTTATAGATATGACCTGTATGTTCGAAGGTTGTTCTGGTCTGATCTCGATTGATGTAAGCAGTTTTGATACAAGCAATGTCACAACTATGTTTTCTATGTTCTATGATTGTCGCAATCTTACAACTCTTGACCTAAGCAGCTTTGTCACAAGCAACGTTTCAAGTTATTATTTGATGTTCTCGAACTGTTCAGCTCTGACAACTTTGGATCTGAGTAATTTTGATACAAGAAATGAGAGTTTTTTAGGCAACTTATTTAATAAATGTTACAGTTTGAAATCTATTACAATCGGTGAAAATTTCACAAACATAGCCCAAAATGGTCTTCTTACAAATGGTAAAGGCTGGGTAAACGCAAAAGACACTTCAACTGTTGTCAGCGGTGACGGTGAATATGCTGTAATCGAAAACGTAGGAAAGAACACCTACAAGCGCTTACCTATCGAAGAAGAAACAAAGATCACATATCCCACCAACATCAAGGTAGAATACAGCGAACAGTATCACCAGGTAAGATTCACATGGGACAAAGTCGAAGGTGCTGACAGGTACGGAATTGCTGTTTATCTAGCAGGCAAGTGGAGAGTTCAGACACAGAATATAACCGGCACAGTTTACACTTCGCCCAAGAATCTCACCCCGGGCAAAACCTATAAAGTCGCTATCGCTGCAAGAGTGAACGGCAAGTGGGGTACTGAAAATGCTATCAAAAATGCTGTTACTATTATCATAAAGTGA
- the tnpC gene encoding IS66 family transposase yields the protein MINRNEFHIFDYKPTREGENEQAFLKGFDGYLVRDGYSGYHVVTGVKHCGCMTHVRRYFVNALPKDKSAQETSVAAEAVRYFERIYHEENLMSDMTAEERYEQRLAKVKPLLDAFFAWLETLHVSGKSALAKSVAYALNEKPYLYTFLENGNVPIDNNRAENAIRPFAVGRKNWMHSNTASGAKASAALYSIVATAQANGLNTEKYLTELFSHPAGTILLPSTI from the coding sequence TTGATTAACAGGAACGAATTCCATATTTTCGACTACAAGCCCACCCGGGAAGGCGAAAATGAACAGGCCTTCCTGAAGGGCTTTGACGGATATCTGGTGCGTGACGGATACAGCGGATATCATGTGGTTACCGGTGTAAAGCACTGCGGTTGCATGACTCATGTTCGCCGTTATTTCGTCAATGCACTGCCGAAGGATAAGTCCGCACAGGAAACGTCGGTTGCAGCAGAAGCGGTCAGATACTTTGAGCGGATATACCATGAAGAAAACCTGATGTCAGACATGACGGCTGAGGAAAGATATGAGCAGCGTCTGGCGAAGGTAAAGCCTTTGCTCGATGCTTTCTTTGCGTGGCTTGAAACGCTTCATGTCAGCGGAAAGAGTGCTCTTGCCAAGTCAGTTGCTTATGCACTGAATGAAAAGCCGTATCTATACACTTTTCTGGAGAACGGGAATGTTCCCATAGACAATAACCGTGCCGAAAATGCCATAAGGCCCTTTGCTGTGGGCAGGAAGAACTGGATGCACAGCAATACGGCGAGCGGTGCAAAAGCGAGTGCAGCGCTGTATTCCATTGTTGCCACGGCTCAGGCTAACGGGCTGAATACAGAGAAGTATCTGACAGAGCTGTTCTCACATCCGGCAGGAACAATTCTCCTTCCATCCACTATATGA
- a CDS encoding DUF262 domain-containing protein, whose protein sequence is MNEKLNEEFELDVEDTSNEECEEDILEYDITSAPRDWNPSNIVELIDSNIIEMPLFQRKYVWDIKRASRFIESLILGLPVPELFVYIDDDEESTYKIIDGQQRILSIYFFVKGRFPKNNRTRNLIKQKLQEGKSFESLLDDNQLFKDFNLVLDETSRYYKKKFDDLEEMKLKFRLRRYVRAIMIRQNKPDDNKDSMYEIFNRLNTGGVKLTPQEIRASLYYCPFYDMMLRINCNDKWRKIIGSENLEIHSRDVELILRAFALLEKWKEYSPKMLTFLNDYSQDSKKFNNDKIEYCERLFDSFLTSCSLLEEKAFYKTNGKFAISIFEAVFVAVCSEAYQNNCLVEGTINSADFVTLKNNKEFEALTQSSSTSRNNVLRRIEIAKSIISLDKE, encoded by the coding sequence ATGAATGAAAAATTAAATGAAGAATTTGAACTTGATGTTGAAGATACATCTAACGAAGAATGTGAGGAAGATATATTGGAATATGATATTACTTCAGCACCTCGTGACTGGAATCCCTCAAATATCGTTGAATTGATAGATAGTAATATTATAGAAATGCCTTTATTTCAGCGTAAATATGTATGGGATATAAAACGTGCTTCAAGATTTATTGAATCACTTATTCTTGGGCTACCTGTCCCTGAATTATTTGTTTATATAGATGATGATGAAGAATCAACATATAAGATTATTGATGGACAACAAAGAATACTATCAATATACTTTTTTGTTAAAGGAAGATTTCCTAAGAATAATAGGACAAGAAATCTTATAAAACAAAAACTTCAGGAAGGAAAATCTTTTGAGTCTTTACTTGATGATAATCAGCTTTTTAAAGATTTCAATCTTGTTTTAGATGAAACGAGTAGATACTACAAGAAAAAATTTGATGATCTGGAAGAAATGAAATTAAAATTCCGTCTTAGAAGATATGTAAGAGCAATCATGATAAGACAAAATAAACCTGATGATAACAAAGATTCTATGTATGAGATCTTCAATAGACTTAATACCGGCGGAGTTAAACTTACTCCACAAGAAATAAGAGCGAGTCTATATTATTGTCCGTTTTACGATATGATGCTTCGTATAAATTGTAATGATAAATGGCGTAAGATTATTGGAAGCGAGAATTTAGAGATACACAGTAGAGATGTTGAACTTATATTACGTGCATTTGCCTTGCTTGAAAAATGGAAAGAATACAGTCCGAAAATGTTAACTTTCCTAAACGATTATTCTCAAGATAGTAAGAAATTCAATAATGATAAAATTGAATATTGTGAAAGATTATTTGATTCGTTTCTAACCTCCTGTTCCTTACTTGAAGAAAAGGCATTTTATAAAACAAACGGAAAATTTGCAATTTCCATATTTGAAGCAGTTTTTGTTGCTGTATGCAGTGAAGCATATCAAAATAACTGTCTTGTAGAAGGCACAATAAATTCCGCTGATTTCGTTACGCTAAAAAACAATAAGGAGTTTGAAGCACTGACACAATCAAGTTCTACTTCAAGAAATAATGTTCTAAGAAGAATAGAAATTGCCAAGTCAATTATTTCGCTCGATAAGGAGTAA
- a CDS encoding BspA family leucine-rich repeat surface protein — MQIKKVLAVVMSLCMIAGAESYCAPVISNSITAQASTVESDCFSFDEETGVLTLRGDVEASALWLFSNKQNVKSIIAEDGTVFPKTCNCLFQGFKNCTDIDLKHVDTSDAKSMYNMFEGCSSLTSLELSGFNTSNVTNMSQMFKNCSGLTTLDLSGFNTSNVDTMSDMFRNCSRLTTLDLTRFDTGHVKSMSCMFCGCSSLKELDLSRFNTKRVSSTDHMFCGCSSLAKLNIGNFDVRKVTNMWGMFYGCSGLKTLDLSSFQTNSVTDLGSMFCDCSSLKELDLSGFISKQVTSIDGMFRGCSSLKGLDLSGINTIRVRDTNSMNEVFSGCTNLTYLNISNFDTSNNPCLTDIFRDCNSLNTLVLGEKYTEIITAQALPNGDGWKKMPDSETIVSGDGEFAVIKNDGKNTYTRFTAITTTYPTNIKVEYSEKNHQVRFTWDEVKGAERYGIAVYQTGKWRLQTQSITDTVYTTPKNLTPGKTYKVAIAAKVNGKWDTANAIKHAVSITIK, encoded by the coding sequence ATGCAGATAAAAAAAGTTTTAGCAGTAGTAATGTCATTATGTATGATAGCAGGAGCAGAAAGCTATTGTGCGCCTGTTATCTCAAACAGTATAACAGCTCAGGCTTCAACTGTTGAGTCAGATTGCTTTTCTTTTGATGAGGAAACAGGTGTGCTTACGCTTAGAGGAGATGTTGAAGCTAGTGCATTATGGTTATTCAGTAATAAGCAGAATGTTAAATCCATTATAGCGGAAGATGGAACGGTTTTCCCTAAAACATGTAATTGTCTGTTTCAAGGTTTTAAAAACTGTACCGATATTGACCTTAAGCATGTAGATACTAGCGATGCCAAATCAATGTATAATATGTTTGAGGGTTGTTCAAGTTTAACATCACTTGAACTAAGTGGATTTAATACAAGCAATGTAACAAATATGTCTCAAATGTTCAAAAACTGCTCCGGTTTGACTACACTTGATTTAAGTGGATTTAACACAAGCAATGTTGATACAATGAGTGATATGTTCAGAAACTGCTCCAGATTGACCACACTAGATTTAACCAGATTTGATACCGGACACGTTAAATCCATGAGCTGTATGTTCTGTGGCTGTTCCAGTTTGAAAGAACTAGATTTAAGTAGATTTAATACGAAAAGAGTTTCGAGTACAGATCATATGTTTTGTGGATGTTCCAGCCTTGCCAAGCTTAATATAGGTAATTTTGATGTAAGAAAAGTTACTAATATGTGGGGAATGTTTTATGGCTGCTCTGGTTTGAAAACTCTTGATTTGAGCAGTTTTCAGACAAATAGCGTGACAGATTTAGGTAGTATGTTCTGTGATTGTTCCAGCTTGAAAGAACTTGATTTAAGCGGATTTATATCCAAACAAGTTACATCTATAGATGGTATGTTCCGTGGCTGTTCCAGTTTAAAAGGACTTGATCTAAGTGGAATAAATACAATAAGAGTTAGAGATACTAATAGTATGAATGAAGTATTCTCAGGTTGTACCAACCTGACTTATTTGAATATAAGCAATTTTGATACAAGTAATAATCCGTGTTTAACGGATATTTTCCGTGACTGTAATTCTCTGAATACACTTGTTCTTGGTGAAAAATACACTGAAATCATTACGGCTCAAGCTCTCCCAAACGGTGATGGATGGAAAAAAATGCCAGACTCCGAAACCATAGTAAGCGGCGACGGTGAATTTGCCGTTATTAAAAATGACGGTAAGAACACATACACGCGTTTTACTGCCATTACGACAACATACCCCACAAACATCAAAGTCGAATACAGTGAGAAAAATCACCAGGTAAGATTTACATGGGACGAGGTAAAGGGGGCTGAAAGATACGGCATTGCTGTTTATCAGACAGGTAAGTGGAGACTCCAGACACAGAGTATCACTGACACAGTTTACACAACTCCCAAGAACCTAACCCCGGGTAAGACTTACAAAGTTGCTATTGCAGCAAAAGTAAACGGTAAATGGGATACAGCAAACGCTATCAAACATGCTGTGTCTATAACCATAAAGTGA
- a CDS encoding winged helix-turn-helix domain-containing protein — MAISENPNITINGLTSLLNISKKQVETFIKKLKDAGRIHRDGGDRYGKWVID, encoded by the coding sequence TTGGCAATCTCCGAAAATCCGAATATTACAATAAACGGACTGACTTCACTTCTTAATATATCTAAGAAACAGGTTGAGACATTTATTAAGAAGCTCAAAGATGCAGGTAGGATACACCGAGATGGTGGAGACCGTTACGGCAAATGGGTAATAGACTGA
- a CDS encoding AAA family ATPase has product MKTIIKSFYIDGYRNLSNVTLNLNDITAIIALNNYGKSNLINAIRFGIDFIKGSNEIKKDIFEYQPAFPFLSANSGRDFTFSVNADMIDLDENIYNVEYTYSFKWRTKTTPGYINNESLKISSKNISGGAFIVKVPGSDVYTFRSSFKSRNKRPILIKDNSLAINFLVNIIDNDDAYLNILTELNNLKFLIEDHLDANESYGFDPINYRGNSQINVPRMIWEMKENHPDEYGMLIDGFKQLFPNIKEVTCQEHPISHSMNDLSQIDSEILFNNNVYTLSVSDSSLIRPIDFNYLSDGTKRVFLTLTTAVNAKINNLSVLALEEPENSIHPKLLQNYISILDLLSGDCKLVFTSHSPYIIQFIDPRDIVLGLPTETGQVDFRYINKPKKLISDAYNEGSSIGDYLFNGLSFENAAEMLSCYLSDSQIVSEDDGEE; this is encoded by the coding sequence ATGAAAACAATAATAAAAAGCTTTTATATTGACGGTTACAGGAATTTATCCAATGTTACACTGAATTTAAATGACATAACTGCAATTATAGCACTAAACAATTATGGAAAATCCAATTTAATAAACGCTATCAGATTTGGAATCGATTTTATTAAGGGCAGTAATGAGATCAAAAAAGATATATTTGAATATCAACCTGCATTCCCTTTTTTATCGGCCAATTCAGGAAGAGATTTCACATTCTCCGTTAATGCCGATATGATCGATCTCGATGAAAACATCTACAATGTTGAATACACATATTCATTTAAATGGCGTACAAAAACAACTCCCGGCTATATAAATAATGAATCGCTAAAAATATCTTCAAAAAACATCTCCGGCGGTGCATTTATTGTTAAAGTGCCGGGTAGTGATGTTTATACTTTCAGGTCGTCGTTTAAAAGCAGAAACAAGCGTCCAATTTTAATCAAGGATAATTCATTAGCTATAAACTTTCTTGTCAATATCATTGATAATGATGATGCATATTTAAACATATTGACTGAACTCAATAATTTGAAATTTCTGATCGAAGATCATCTTGATGCGAATGAATCTTACGGTTTTGACCCGATCAATTATAGAGGAAATAGTCAGATAAATGTACCTAGAATGATCTGGGAAATGAAAGAAAATCATCCTGATGAATACGGTATGTTGATAGATGGGTTTAAGCAACTGTTTCCTAATATAAAGGAAGTTACATGTCAGGAACATCCTATAAGCCATAGTATGAATGATCTGTCGCAAATTGATTCTGAGATACTATTTAATAATAATGTTTATACATTAAGTGTATCTGACTCATCTTTAATTCGCCCGATAGACTTTAACTATCTTTCAGATGGTACCAAAAGAGTTTTTTTAACGCTTACAACAGCGGTGAATGCTAAGATCAACAATTTGTCTGTGCTTGCCTTAGAAGAACCTGAAAACTCAATTCATCCTAAACTGCTTCAAAATTATATCAGTATTCTGGATCTTCTCTCCGGTGACTGTAAGCTCGTTTTTACAAGCCATTCACCATATATCATTCAATTTATCGATCCGAGAGACATTGTGCTGGGTCTTCCTACAGAAACAGGGCAGGTAGATTTTAGGTATATTAATAAACCTAAAAAGCTTATTAGTGATGCTTACAATGAAGGCAGCAGCATTGGAGATTATTTATTCAATGGTCTGTCATTTGAAAATGCTGCTGAAATGCTTAGCTGCTATTTATCGGACTCGCAGATAGTGTCTGAGGATGATGGCGAGGAATAA
- a CDS encoding amidase domain-containing protein, which translates to MDQKRSKNQKRIVSGLLSLAMITTSMSAVLPASADSASKQEAYPYAIFAADELGGIKLDLNYLTVNGNACTNGVYSTTAKYPNVNGTILENEALAVDEVVTDDENATDAQDSAKAFDISRDMIYIHNKLMTGWFNNGRNFDNDYTLSEMNINLNSPVYVTGKMSYNGNMALNTAIGAVSDVTLSGGNLNGNNAVIYSKFGDIKIDESQASMNGLIYAPFGTVTIDCDNFNLNGIIIAQNVVISSRYGANINYSNTWAEFVGTETEELSWTFADWKYLADTDKDGLPNIIEKEIGTKPYEADTDGDLLPDGYEVLSLGTDPLKIDTDNNGVSDYDEDYDEDGLSNGREYEIGTRPYADDTDGDNLKDGEEVDKYYTDPLEMDTDKDGLNDDDEIYFGTDPNDPDTDDDGELDGGERRSQTFTHKVENEDCAVTEVIVSMEGTGNLQKTAKIKSVMNKDKMCTDVVGLVGEPFSIKISSEYKKATLSFKIDQSKLGDTEFDNLMFLWYDEKKKEFVELDTFYDSENSIVSIETEHFSKYMVVDKTEWFNNWRKIYNSYAAIFSAIPSYTAICVDCSGSMSTNDKSFKDDNGVLTCYRNIAVQNYVESMFVFDNASIITFESSASEECEMTNNKRTLSGKASFYNRGGTNANSAIDIAIDELNHVYGKKNIILLSDGDVNVSDDNIKYCKNNGIRIHTVALGSGANSQLLKQYANDTGGTPLTATTAEGLTKIYESYAYNNMTDFREMEDSDGDGLPNDIEYISGIPLPNGKLVFTNPNKPDSDGDDLTDGQEVNESLYIQKIMVETFDEEFETINIFKFKPTSDPTDPDTDDDELDDYHELIAATNAFDDDTDDDGALDGRDKYPLNLSDTIYDRNAAYEYSQKYYNTFNSEYPRIDSDCANFVSQCVYAGGMQMNSLWYVKKNNLFDYITTVWGDRAQDLSLKWSLKWTDAEAQYKYFKETYSIASYKINRGDSISDFVQNHPEIKAGDTLYFHNVHKPKKEVTHATIISKIDDSEIYYAGHSNPASMTPLSDKIMTPDEDTEDPNDYLYDYVYIVQMSDAL; encoded by the coding sequence ATGGATCAAAAACGATCAAAAAACCAGAAACGTATTGTTTCCGGGCTGTTATCATTAGCTATGATAACAACAAGTATGTCAGCAGTTTTACCTGCAAGTGCTGACTCTGCAAGTAAGCAGGAAGCATATCCGTATGCGATATTTGCTGCGGATGAACTAGGTGGCATTAAGCTTGACCTTAATTATCTGACGGTCAATGGCAATGCTTGTACAAACGGTGTTTATTCGACAACTGCAAAGTATCCGAATGTAAATGGTACTATTTTGGAGAACGAAGCACTTGCTGTTGATGAGGTAGTCACCGATGATGAAAACGCCACCGATGCACAGGACAGCGCTAAAGCTTTCGATATCAGCAGGGATATGATCTATATCCACAACAAGCTGATGACCGGCTGGTTCAATAATGGCAGGAACTTTGATAATGATTACACTCTGTCAGAGATGAACATCAACCTAAATTCGCCTGTATATGTTACAGGCAAGATGTCATATAATGGCAATATGGCTCTGAATACCGCAATCGGTGCGGTTTCCGATGTTACTCTAAGTGGCGGAAATCTCAACGGCAACAATGCTGTGATCTATTCCAAATTCGGTGATATAAAGATCGATGAAAGCCAAGCTTCAATGAACGGTCTGATCTATGCGCCATTTGGTACAGTTACCATCGATTGTGACAATTTTAATCTGAACGGTATCATAATCGCACAGAATGTTGTTATTAGCAGCCGCTATGGTGCTAACATCAATTACAGCAACACATGGGCAGAATTTGTAGGTACTGAAACCGAAGAACTAAGCTGGACTTTTGCTGATTGGAAGTATCTTGCTGATACAGACAAAGACGGTCTGCCAAACATTATAGAAAAGGAAATAGGTACAAAGCCTTATGAGGCTGATACTGACGGAGATCTTCTGCCTGATGGATATGAAGTACTTTCTCTCGGAACCGATCCTTTGAAAATCGATACAGACAATAATGGCGTATCTGATTACGATGAAGATTACGATGAAGATGGTCTTTCAAACGGTCGTGAATATGAGATAGGCACAAGACCTTATGCTGATGATACCGACGGAGATAACCTCAAAGACGGCGAAGAGGTTGATAAATATTACACTGATCCTCTCGAAATGGATACCGACAAGGACGGTCTGAATGATGATGACGAGATATATTTCGGTACAGACCCCAACGATCCCGATACTGACGATGATGGTGAACTTGACGGCGGAGAGAGACGTTCTCAGACATTTACCCACAAGGTAGAGAACGAGGATTGTGCTGTAACAGAAGTTATCGTTTCTATGGAGGGTACGGGTAATCTTCAGAAGACTGCAAAAATTAAAAGTGTCATGAACAAAGACAAAATGTGTACAGATGTTGTGGGACTTGTTGGAGAACCTTTCTCTATTAAAATTTCATCAGAATATAAAAAAGCTACTTTGAGCTTTAAAATAGATCAGAGCAAGCTGGGCGATACAGAGTTTGACAATCTGATGTTTTTATGGTATGATGAAAAGAAAAAAGAGTTTGTAGAACTTGATACCTTCTATGATAGTGAAAACTCTATTGTTTCCATTGAAACGGAACATTTTAGTAAGTATATGGTTGTAGATAAAACAGAATGGTTTAATAACTGGAGAAAAATCTATAATTCCTACGCCGCTATTTTTTCTGCAATTCCTTCATATACTGCAATATGCGTTGATTGCTCCGGAAGTATGTCAACCAATGACAAAAGCTTTAAAGACGATAATGGTGTATTAACTTGTTATAGAAACATAGCAGTACAGAATTATGTTGAGTCAATGTTTGTTTTTGACAACGCAAGTATTATTACTTTCGAATCATCAGCATCTGAGGAGTGCGAAATGACAAATAATAAGCGTACATTAAGCGGTAAGGCTTCCTTCTACAATAGAGGAGGAACGAATGCTAACAGTGCTATTGATATTGCTATTGATGAATTAAATCATGTTTATGGAAAGAAAAATATTATCCTTCTTTCCGATGGAGATGTAAATGTTTCCGATGATAATATAAAATATTGTAAAAACAATGGAATAAGAATACATACAGTTGCACTTGGTTCCGGAGCTAACAGCCAGCTGTTAAAACAATACGCTAATGATACAGGTGGAACACCTCTTACAGCAACTACAGCAGAGGGACTTACTAAAATATACGAGAGTTATGCTTACAATAATATGACTGACTTTAGAGAGATGGAGGACAGCGATGGTGATGGTCTTCCTAATGATATAGAGTATATTTCAGGTATTCCACTCCCAAACGGAAAATTGGTTTTTACAAATCCCAATAAGCCAGATTCCGATGGAGATGATTTGACCGACGGTCAAGAAGTAAATGAATCTTTGTATATTCAAAAGATAATGGTCGAAACTTTCGATGAGGAATTTGAAACAATAAATATTTTTAAGTTTAAACCAACAAGTGACCCAACTGATCCGGATACTGATGATGATGAATTAGATGACTATCATGAATTGATTGCAGCCACAAATGCTTTTGATGATGATACAGATGATGATGGAGCACTTGATGGTAGAGACAAATATCCATTAAATCTTTCTGATACTATCTATGATAGAAATGCAGCATATGAATACTCTCAGAAATATTATAATACTTTTAATTCAGAATACCCGCGAATCGATTCTGATTGTGCTAATTTTGTTTCACAATGTGTTTATGCAGGTGGAATGCAGATGAATAGTTTATGGTATGTTAAGAAAAATAATCTATTTGATTACATAACTACCGTATGGGGAGATAGAGCCCAAGATTTATCATTAAAATGGTCTCTAAAATGGACTGATGCTGAAGCACAATATAAATATTTTAAAGAAACATATTCTATTGCATCTTATAAAATTAATCGTGGAGATTCAATATCAGATTTTGTTCAAAATCATCCCGAAATAAAGGCTGGGGATACACTATATTTCCATAATGTTCATAAACCCAAAAAAGAGGTTACTCACGCAACCATTATTAGTAAAATCGATGATTCCGAAATATACTATGCAGGTCATTCAAATCCTGCAAGTATGACACCGCTTTCAGATAAGATAATGACTCCTGATGAAGATACCGAAGATCCAAATGATTATCTTTACGATTATGTTTATATTGTTCAAATGAGTGATGCGTTATGA
- a CDS encoding recombinase family protein, with the protein MSKIGYIRVSTEHQETARQQEIMGNYKVDRIFSEKLSGANADRPQLRAMLDYVREGDTLYVESISRLGRSTKDLLNIIDTLTDKGVTLVSHKESIDTNTPTGKFMLTVFAALSQLEREQLRQRQREGIEIAKAQGKYTGRKPIPTDWTRFGQLYGEWRAKRITWRDFMRKMDMSANTFYRRVREYEIRNGITEQTSA; encoded by the coding sequence ATGAGCAAAATAGGTTATATCCGTGTATCGACGGAGCACCAGGAGACAGCACGACAGCAGGAGATCATGGGCAATTACAAGGTTGACCGCATCTTCTCCGAAAAGCTGTCAGGAGCAAACGCAGACCGCCCTCAGCTCAGGGCAATGCTCGACTATGTGCGTGAGGGCGATACGCTCTACGTTGAAAGTATCAGCCGTCTGGGGCGCTCTACTAAGGACTTGCTGAATATCATCGACACTCTCACCGACAAGGGCGTTACCCTCGTCAGTCACAAGGAGAGCATTGATACCAACACGCCTACGGGCAAATTCATGTTGACCGTGTTTGCTGCCCTCTCGCAGTTGGAGCGTGAACAGCTCAGACAGCGACAGCGTGAGGGAATCGAGATTGCTAAGGCACAGGGCAAGTATACGGGACGGAAACCTATCCCGACTGACTGGACGAGGTTCGGGCAGCTCTATGGGGAATGGAGAGCCAAGCGCATCACGTGGCGTGACTTTATGCGTAAAATGGATATGTCGGCAAACACTTTTTACCGCCGTGTGCGTGAGTATGAAATTCGCAACGGCATCACCGAGCAGACCTCTGCTTGA